GCGCGAGAAAGTCATGTCCGACATCGCCTCAGCAGTGGTAAAGGCGATCCAATAGAGTGCTTATAGTTGACCAGTCTAGTTATCAGGGGCATACGCCAAATCGTCATGAGTATACGATTTCGTTGCATTGGTTGATATTCCTTCTGGAAGTGAGATTACATGGGACTATGAGACAACAGAGTACGTTTCCATTACTAGACCTCTCCAAAAATCGATTTTTAGTGCAAGCCTCGTAAAGGTTTCATAGCCATTTTTGGAGAGGTCTACTGCAACAAATGACGTTAGGATTGCTAGTTCACCGGATGGGAAGCGTGTGGCGATCGCCGTATTCATCGCCGGATCAAAAGCTCCTCTGGAAGTACGCGAGAAAGTCATGTCCGACATCGCCTCAGCAGTGGTAAAGGCGATGCAATAAACTTCAGTTGAAAATAGCAGGGGAAGCATTCGTCATGTCTAACGTCATATTTAGATGATCATAAGGACTTGATGATTGAATATATTCGATAGGACAAGGCAGATACTACTCAGGCATAGCAGAGGAATGGTGGTCAACGATTAGCCAGTCGTTGCCATCATGGCGATAGACGAACGAGTAACGTGCCACAATTTTTTCAGGTTTATCATTCTTGATTATGTTGAAGCTGTAGACACCCGAGTTGATGGCGAACAGCTTGTCAATGACGCGGACGTTTTGTTCAAGGATTGTACCTTTAGGCTTGTATTTGAGGAAATGCTCGAAGTAGTCTCTCATTTGTGAGTGAGTGTTCCGCACCTTATTAGATACCGTTGGCAGGAGCACACCATCTTTTGCGTAGAGCTTCACTACTTCATCAGGATTTTCTGTTTGCAAAGCAGCATTCCATTTGTCAAAGAGCGCGGCGATATCCCGCTCTTTAGGCCCCACAGCAACTTGCTGTAAAGTTGTGCTTGCTGCTGTTCTATATGATTGAGTTTGAGCAGATGCCTTTGCAACGGTTAGCATAGTTTCACCAACAGAAGTCATCGTTAAAAGCGCTAAGGCACTCAGCTGTTTGTTGAATTTAAACATAATTTACTCCTTAAAGTTTTAGTTTATTTGCTTAGTACAACTTGTCATTAATAGGAGTCGGAAATCAAAATTATGCTACTCCCATCAGGTCTGTAAGATTACCTATCTTCTTTTTGATTTTCTTGGCGTACTTGGCGACGCTAGTCGCCTCTGTCGGGAAAGCCCTTCGGGTGTGCGCTCTGCGCACGCCCGAAGGGCGTAAGCGCAAGCGCTAAGAGCGAACGCGCAGCGTCTGGTGGAGGAGATACGCTCTTATCCTGCACCAGGGTTACCCTCCCGCAGCCGGTTGTCGTCACCGTCATTCGCGCTGGCTCGTCTATGTCCTGCGGACACGCTGCGCTAAGGCGGTTTGTTAAATTAGGTATTCTTCTGGCGGTTCGGGAGTATATCCCGGCACTAAGCGCAAGTAGGGGCGCAATGCCTTGCGCCCCTACATAGTGCAGGACTTACGACGAAGAAGTTAAAAACTGTTAAGAACGCCAAGAAAAGAAGGGAACCCGTGCGCGGGTTCCCCTTAAATCTCACGAATGCCATCCAGATTTCTAACCTGTAAGGTAAAAGGGGATTTGCAATGCAGATTTGGTATCAGTTATGAACTACTGCGGAGTCTGAAGTCTGAGACTTCTCTGTTTCCCTTTGCAAAAATCGATAAAGACGATTGAGTGCATTCATGTGAGCGTAAGCTGCTGCGACTACAATATCAGTGTCAGAAGCTTGTCCAGAGAAAATGCGCTCCTGATATCGTAAGCGAATTGTAACTGTTCCCAGAGCATCAATTCCACCAGTCACAGACTGAACGGAAAATTCTATCAGTTGGTTGGGAATCTGCACAAGTCGATTAATGGCTTTATGGACAGCATCTACTGGACCTGTTCCCACTGCTGCATCCGTTGAAATTTCTCCGTTGGGAGTCACAACTGTAATCGTTGCAGTAGGACAGGTGCAATCACCACAGGTGACTTGGACGTGTTCGAGTTGAAAGCCTTTGTCTACTTGAATTTGCGTTTCATCCCGAACGATCGCCTCTAAATCCCAATCGGACATCTCCTTTTTCTTATCAGCAATTTCTTTGAACCGCATAAAGGCTTTGTTGAAATCTGCCTCGCTCAACTCAAACCCCAATTCCTGGAGTCTAGTTCGCAAAGCATTCCTTCCAGAGTGCTTACCCAAAATAATGCTGTTTTCAGCAAGACCGATGTCAGCAGCTTCCATAATCTCATAAGTCTGGCGATGTTTGAGAATTCCATCTTGGTGAATTCCAGATTCATGAGCAAAAGCATTTGCGCCGACGATCGCTTTATTGGGTTGAACCACAATTCCTGTGAATTGCGAAACCAAGCAAGAGGTTTTGTATATCTCTTGCGTCTTAATCTTTGTCAAAGGTGCATCCCAATCAACCGGACGCCCAAAGTATGGATTAAAATGAGGTTTGCGAACTTGCAATGCCATGACAATCTCTTCCAGCGCTGCATTTCCTGCTCGTTCACCAATTCCATTCACGGTACATTCTACTTGACGCACACCATTTTCAATTGCTGTCAAAGCGTTCGCTGTCGCCAAACCCAAATCGTTTTGGGTGTGAACTGAAAGAATGACTTGATCAATATTAGGAACATTTTCTTGCACACCCTGAATCAAAGCTGCCATATCTTTGGGTGTGCAGTAGCCGACGGTATCAGGAATGTTGATCGTGGTTGCACCTGCGGCAATCACTTGTTCTAAAATTTGGTAGAGGAATTCTGGATCAGTGCGGCTTGCATCCATCGGTGAGAATTCCACATCCTCTACAAAAGACTTGGCATAGGCGACCATTTCTTGGGCGATCGCCATAACCTCACTCCGAGACTTTTTCAACTGGTACTTCAAGTGAATATCTGAAGTTGAAATGAAAGTATGAATTCTCGGATGAGCCGCTTGTTGCAATGCTTCAGCCGCAGCTTGAATATCTTGTCGAATTGCTCTTGCTAAAGAACAAATAATAGGTCCACCCAACACGCCGACTTGTTGAGCTATTGTTTTGACAGCTTCAAAATCTCCGGGACTGGCTACGGCAAATCCGGCTTCAATCACATCAACCCCTAGGAGAGACAGTTGATGAGCGATCGCCAGTTTCTCTTCCACCAGCAGCGTTGCACCTGGCGACTGTTCACCATCTCGTAGTGTTGTATCAAAGATAATGACTCGGTCTGGTTGAGGTTGAATGCTCATCACTGTCTCCCGTAGTTTTAATAGAGGGATTGTTAGATCAATTGTTTTGAATATTGTATACAAAAAATAGTATACAATATATATTATGAACTTAAGAAAGTATGAACTTAAATGACTTAGCAGCCAATGTGCTGCAACAACAACGCAGTACCCCAGATTTGATTGCAGATGCTTTGCGAGAGGCGATCGTGCGGGGAATTTTTCAAGAGGGACAATCTCTCAGACAGGATGAAATTGCTACTCAATTTGGAGTGAGTCGCATTCCTGTGCGAGAAGCTCTACGTCAGCTTGAAGCCGAAGGATTGGTGAAGCTGCATCTCAATCGTGGAGCAACAGTGTCAGCAATTTCTCCAGCAGAAGCACAAGAAATCTTCGAGATTAGGAGTGCATTGGAGGTAAAAGCAATTCAACTGGCAATTCCCAAGCTAACTGCATCAGATTTAGAAAAAGCCACTGTCATTTTAGAACAGACAGACCAGACAACTGACGCAGGAATACTCGCAAAACTAAACTGGGAATTCCATGAAACGCTTTATGAGATTGCACAACGTCCTCGACTACTGACGATGATTAAAACTCTACACCTAAATGTTGACCGTTATGTCCGTCTTCAGATGAGTCAGATGGATTACTTAGAACGCTCCCAAAAGGAACATTATCAATTATTAGAAGCTTGTCAACAGCACGATACGAAAGCCGCTGTTAGGCTACTCAAAAAACATATTGACACAGCCGGAGAGCAGCTAGTTACATACTTGCAACAGAATATTCATAGTTAAAATATATAATTGCCACAACTTATTCATACTTATGAGAAATAATACATTTATGACCGATAATTCTCTTTGAAGAGGCTTTTTATGGTACTTAAATATTTTGAGAAAGTTGTCATCACAGAGTTACCTGATTCATGTGTTGAAACAAATAATAACGTTCCTATTTACTCCAAGTACTGTATGCAACTGATTGTTCAAGATGGAGTTGCTGTACCTTTTATGTTTGCTGATAGTTTAGAAGAATTGATGCCCTATCTTAAAGCAATGGAGAAATCAACATATGTATAAAAAATATTCTTAATTTCTTTTGGTGCGTTAGCGCTCACGCTAACGCACCAAAAGAAATTAACCACCAAATAACGTAATAGGAGTGTCGAGAATTTTTAACTGAACTAATGCCAGAATCACAAGAGTATAGAGCGTTGAAGAAACTAGACCTGTAAGTAATTCTTTTTTCAAATTACGCTCTTTGGCTTGATTTGGCAGAACATCCATAGCTCCGAATTGCATCAAGAGGATACCAACAATGTTAGAAAGCCAGTACCCTACAATTGAGCAAGGCAAGAGTAACTTTGGATTAAATAAACTACAAACATACCCAAAACCATAAGCAATTGGCAAATTGAATAACAAGTCATTCCACCAACACAGGGGTGACAGCAAATATCCAAGAACTAGAAAAAATCCGCCTCTAAGTTTCTTAAACGTATTTTGTTTCCAGTCCCCAAGAACAGCCAACTGTAACTGCTTTGGGGTTGTTTGTCCTGCTAAGCTTGACTCCTGAGTGATGACTGGAAGATTTCTCATAATAATTCATAAATTCTATGTTCTTACCGTACTTTAAACGAAAAACTAAGAAAAAGTCTAGGGGGGATCAAACATTTAGCATAGATTGATCTATTTTTTCTCGTTTCCACGCTTGGCTTGGAAAATGGAGACGTATCAATTTCTACTTGATGTATAGATAAAAAATCAAACCGGCTCGTGTAACATTTTGATTGAATTTGTGACAAAGTCAGTAAAATAACTGTATAAAATGCAGAGAACAAGAAAAGAAGCACAAAGAGAGAGATTTCACAATTGACTGAGAATTATGATAGCTATAATTAAGATAATGCTTTCTATCAAAAATATGACTAATTCACCTTTAACTAATTTGTTGTTAATAGCAGGAACTGTTTTCCTTGCAATTGCGGTTATAGGGCAAGCCAGATTGGGTTTTGCTGAAATTAATCCTGGTTTTTTTGGAAGATTGTTAGCTCTCATTATTGGTTTGTTTAGCTT
This portion of the Brasilonema sennae CENA114 genome encodes:
- a CDS encoding SgcJ/EcaC family oxidoreductase, with product MFKFNKQLSALALLTMTSVGETMLTVAKASAQTQSYRTAASTTLQQVAVGPKERDIAALFDKWNAALQTENPDEVVKLYAKDGVLLPTVSNKVRNTHSQMRDYFEHFLKYKPKGTILEQNVRVIDKLFAINSGVYSFNIIKNDKPEKIVARYSFVYRHDGNDWLIVDHHSSAMPE
- a CDS encoding 2-isopropylmalate synthase produces the protein MSIQPQPDRVIIFDTTLRDGEQSPGATLLVEEKLAIAHQLSLLGVDVIEAGFAVASPGDFEAVKTIAQQVGVLGGPIICSLARAIRQDIQAAAEALQQAAHPRIHTFISTSDIHLKYQLKKSRSEVMAIAQEMVAYAKSFVEDVEFSPMDASRTDPEFLYQILEQVIAAGATTINIPDTVGYCTPKDMAALIQGVQENVPNIDQVILSVHTQNDLGLATANALTAIENGVRQVECTVNGIGERAGNAALEEIVMALQVRKPHFNPYFGRPVDWDAPLTKIKTQEIYKTSCLVSQFTGIVVQPNKAIVGANAFAHESGIHQDGILKHRQTYEIMEAADIGLAENSIILGKHSGRNALRTRLQELGFELSEADFNKAFMRFKEIADKKKEMSDWDLEAIVRDETQIQVDKGFQLEHVQVTCGDCTCPTATITVVTPNGEISTDAAVGTGPVDAVHKAINRLVQIPNQLIEFSVQSVTGGIDALGTVTIRLRYQERIFSGQASDTDIVVAAAYAHMNALNRLYRFLQRETEKSQTSDSAVVHN
- a CDS encoding GntR family transcriptional regulator — its product is MNLNDLAANVLQQQRSTPDLIADALREAIVRGIFQEGQSLRQDEIATQFGVSRIPVREALRQLEAEGLVKLHLNRGATVSAISPAEAQEIFEIRSALEVKAIQLAIPKLTASDLEKATVILEQTDQTTDAGILAKLNWEFHETLYEIAQRPRLLTMIKTLHLNVDRYVRLQMSQMDYLERSQKEHYQLLEACQQHDTKAAVRLLKKHIDTAGEQLVTYLQQNIHS